In one Bacillus sp. PK3_68 genomic region, the following are encoded:
- a CDS encoding MFS transporter yields the protein MDKRVYLLTIVSFVVGMVELIIGGLLDLVAEDLHVSLGKAGFLITIFSLIFAISAPILLTITSKIERKKLTLLALFVFFIGNGIAAISPVYGMLLFARVLSAASGSLLVVLCVTMASNIVSAAYRARAIGVVFMGISASLVLGVPIGLMLGNAFGWRAPFVLICLLTLFSIAGVYFFMGKLEARPSIPFREQLRTLKDGKILLAQFISFLFLAGHLTLYGYLTPFLKISLHLESTWVSIVYLVFGVAAVLGGGLGGMLADRFGAKRTILSVLVLFALTLFAIPHTTFALPLFLIVMIVWSMLSWAITPAMQSYLIEISPETADIQQSLNNSALHFGIAFGSFIGGLVIEHASIEHNASVGGVFILIALAAAIFSIAKESKKAGAVEE from the coding sequence ATGGATAAAAGGGTATATTTGCTCACTATCGTTTCGTTTGTTGTCGGAATGGTTGAATTAATTATTGGAGGGCTATTGGATCTGGTAGCCGAAGATTTGCATGTAAGTCTGGGGAAGGCTGGTTTTTTGATCACGATATTTTCACTTATATTCGCTATTTCAGCGCCCATCTTGTTGACAATAACGTCAAAAATTGAGCGGAAAAAATTAACATTGCTTGCTTTGTTTGTCTTCTTTATTGGCAATGGGATAGCTGCCATCAGTCCTGTTTACGGTATGCTGCTGTTTGCTCGTGTACTCTCAGCGGCAAGCGGATCGCTGCTCGTTGTGCTCTGTGTAACGATGGCGTCAAACATCGTATCTGCTGCCTATCGTGCCCGGGCAATTGGAGTAGTGTTTATGGGGATTAGCGCCTCTCTCGTGCTTGGCGTCCCAATCGGGTTAATGCTTGGAAATGCATTTGGGTGGAGAGCTCCGTTCGTCCTTATTTGCTTGTTAACTTTGTTTTCAATAGCAGGGGTATACTTTTTCATGGGCAAACTAGAAGCCAGGCCATCGATTCCGTTTAGAGAACAGCTTCGAACGCTGAAAGATGGAAAAATTCTTCTTGCCCAGTTCATTTCTTTCTTATTCCTGGCGGGCCATTTAACACTCTACGGATACTTGACTCCCTTTCTAAAGATATCTTTACATTTGGAGAGCACGTGGGTAAGCATTGTATATTTAGTTTTCGGCGTAGCGGCCGTTTTAGGAGGCGGACTTGGCGGGATGCTGGCAGATCGGTTTGGCGCAAAAAGGACGATTCTTTCCGTGCTTGTTCTATTTGCTTTAACTCTTTTTGCTATTCCCCATACCACATTTGCTTTGCCACTCTTTTTGATTGTAATGATTGTATGGAGCATGCTAAGCTGGGCCATCACACCAGCCATGCAGAGCTATCTGATAGAAATTTCTCCTGAAACGGCAGATATTCAGCAAAGCTTGAATAATTCAGCTCTTCACTTCGGCATTGCCTTCGGTTCATTCATCGGCGGGCTCGTCATTGAACATGCCTCTATCGAACATAATGCGAGTGTAGGCGGAGTGTTTATTTTAATTGCTCTGGCGGCAGCCATTTTCTCTATTGCCAAAGAAAGCAAAAAAGCAGGAGCGGTGGAGGAATGA
- a CDS encoding glycoside hydrolase family 16 protein → MKKILLLSSFFLFMTAFSLVLLLSLKENRNIRDLFSEKVHFTRSTTDTFHTWNDQRWEVRERFKLGRGYLLSQQIEHTPGSVKIKLNHQTADGGEIRTRNTFQYGQFEAAIKVAHAPGSITGFFLYAPPDLHHEIDIEIFNEPESKALFTIYQDGRVAKQQEYTLPFDPTEEFHDYRMDILPEETRFLIDGKVVQSWEGNFSSSPMQLMINSWYPSWLDIQGPALSATVINKVSYKQMKKPTGMEKE, encoded by the coding sequence ATGAAAAAGATATTACTTCTTTCCAGTTTCTTTTTGTTTATGACTGCTTTTTCATTGGTTCTTCTCTTATCACTAAAGGAGAATAGGAATATTCGTGACTTATTTTCAGAAAAAGTACATTTTACTCGATCCACTACTGATACTTTTCATACATGGAACGATCAAAGATGGGAAGTTAGAGAACGGTTTAAACTAGGTCGTGGTTATTTGCTCTCTCAACAAATTGAACATACTCCCGGGAGCGTAAAGATTAAATTAAATCATCAAACGGCAGATGGCGGTGAGATACGTACAAGGAACACTTTTCAATACGGACAGTTTGAAGCGGCCATTAAAGTCGCCCATGCACCGGGCTCTATTACAGGATTCTTCCTATATGCGCCGCCTGATCTGCATCACGAGATTGATATTGAAATTTTTAATGAGCCAGAAAGCAAAGCGCTCTTCACTATTTATCAGGATGGCAGAGTAGCGAAACAGCAGGAATATACTCTCCCCTTTGACCCAACGGAGGAGTTTCACGATTATCGAATGGACATCCTCCCTGAAGAAACGCGTTTTTTGATCGATGGAAAAGTCGTCCAGTCTTGGGAAGGAAATTTCAGCTCCTCTCCGATGCAGCTGATGATCAATAGCTGGTATCCTTCATGGCTTGATATCCAAGGGCCGGCATTATCAGCCACTGTGATTAACAAAGTCAGCTATAAACAAATGAAAAAACCAACTGGTATGGAGAAAGAATAA